One segment of Streptomyces sp. TG1A-8 DNA contains the following:
- a CDS encoding ATP-binding protein: MSDTSHTAPHLRRAKTFDEGGRGLLLVAQLTQRWGSRHTSEGKTIWAELGLLEEDR; this comes from the coding sequence GTGTCCGACACCAGCCACACCGCCCCGCACCTCAGGCGGGCCAAGACCTTCGACGAGGGCGGCCGGGGCCTGCTGCTGGTCGCCCAGCTCACCCAGCGCTGGGGCAGCCGGCACACCTCGGAGGGCAAGACGATCTGGGCCGAGCTGGGGCTGCTGGAGGAAGACCGGTAG
- a CDS encoding RICIN domain-containing protein: MNDAGPPDPPASGRPSDVSDEELSAALRKWTVTAPALHPVGVLLDRHWAAAFAYARLCTDGPRAAGMLTTAAFTRLFGESLGQAGPSAAWRPHLLVTVRHIAAEWDGDGRRELLHPALRSNAGTGERAVARLLPPPGRRLLTRAFQRLPQSARVLLWHAEAEAEPLAVPAALLGLDEEDARGELRRARERLREECLQAHRELAPQDECRRYLRMLDVTFRRGGTDVDPDLRQHLAGCRHCRRTADQLDHFTTGLGLPLAEAVLGWGARAYRESRAARDGGTTGPRPRATPPAPPGGEDFGAPAAPPPAAAAARPPRRRARAAAPAAPPGAPGPSRRSAHRAARRARRRTLALAAGAVGGLVILPLALWSVLGSGGGDRAGAPGSPPEASGEKPPAPGASWAGGNGGARGALAGRLRNLASGLCVDVAGGQAVRGAEAELAPCSGTEDQQWRYESDGLLRSASDPGLCLDSRLGYSVRLTSCTATGRAARGVRYDFTLQGVFVPRRDQDLALTPAATDGSGTLVLKNRTGTAVQRWTVDPARTDPQVRTAGWDADSTPSPAAPAGTAPRPARAPQPSARPAAPDGCAVRPSPCAAGGRHDGGRGPGGSRDRRR; encoded by the coding sequence GTGAACGACGCAGGCCCGCCGGATCCCCCCGCCTCCGGCCGGCCGTCCGACGTCTCGGACGAGGAACTGAGCGCCGCGCTGAGGAAGTGGACGGTGACGGCGCCCGCGCTCCACCCCGTCGGCGTCCTCCTGGACCGGCACTGGGCGGCGGCCTTCGCCTACGCCCGGCTGTGCACCGACGGACCGCGCGCCGCCGGCATGCTCACCACCGCCGCCTTCACCCGCCTCTTCGGGGAGTCCCTCGGACAGGCCGGGCCGTCCGCCGCCTGGCGGCCCCACCTGCTGGTCACGGTGCGCCACATCGCCGCGGAATGGGACGGCGACGGCCGCCGGGAACTGCTGCACCCCGCCCTGCGGTCGAACGCCGGGACCGGGGAGCGCGCGGTGGCCCGGCTGCTCCCGCCGCCCGGCCGCCGGTTGCTGACCCGGGCGTTCCAGCGGCTCCCGCAGTCCGCCCGCGTCCTGCTGTGGCACGCCGAGGCCGAGGCCGAGCCGCTCGCCGTCCCGGCCGCGCTGCTGGGCCTGGACGAGGAGGACGCCCGCGGCGAACTGCGCCGGGCCCGTGAGCGACTGCGCGAGGAATGCCTCCAGGCCCACCGCGAACTCGCCCCCCAGGACGAGTGCCGGCGCTACCTGCGCATGCTGGACGTCACCTTCCGGCGCGGCGGCACCGACGTCGACCCGGACCTGCGGCAGCACCTGGCGGGGTGCCGGCACTGCCGGCGGACCGCCGACCAGCTCGACCACTTCACCACGGGCCTCGGCCTCCCGCTGGCCGAGGCGGTCCTCGGCTGGGGCGCCCGCGCCTACCGGGAGTCCCGGGCGGCCCGTGACGGCGGGACCACCGGGCCGCGCCCGCGGGCGACCCCGCCCGCACCGCCCGGCGGCGAGGACTTCGGCGCCCCGGCCGCGCCCCCGCCGGCCGCCGCGGCCGCACGCCCGCCACGCCGGCGGGCCCGGGCCGCCGCCCCGGCCGCGCCCCCGGGCGCGCCCGGTCCGTCCCGCCGCTCCGCGCACCGGGCCGCCCGCCGCGCCCGCCGCCGCACCCTCGCACTGGCCGCCGGCGCGGTCGGCGGTCTCGTGATCCTCCCGCTGGCCCTGTGGTCGGTGCTCGGCTCCGGGGGTGGCGACCGGGCCGGCGCCCCCGGCAGCCCCCCGGAGGCCTCCGGCGAAAAGCCCCCGGCGCCGGGAGCGTCCTGGGCGGGCGGGAACGGCGGCGCCCGGGGGGCACTGGCCGGCCGGCTGCGCAACCTCGCCTCGGGACTGTGCGTGGACGTCGCCGGCGGGCAGGCCGTCCGGGGCGCGGAGGCCGAACTCGCCCCCTGCTCCGGCACGGAGGACCAGCAGTGGCGGTACGAGAGCGACGGACTGCTGCGCAGCGCCTCCGATCCCGGTCTGTGCCTGGACTCCCGCCTGGGCTACTCGGTCCGGCTCACCTCCTGCACGGCCACCGGGAGGGCCGCCCGCGGCGTCCGCTACGACTTCACCCTCCAGGGCGTCTTCGTGCCCCGCCGGGACCAGGACCTGGCGCTGACCCCCGCCGCCACCGACGGCTCCGGCACGCTCGTCCTGAAGAACCGCACCGGCACCGCGGTCCAGCGCTGGACCGTCGACCCCGCCCGGACCGACCCGCAGGTGCGGACCGCCGGCTGGGACGCGGACAGCACTCCGTCCCCCGCCGCGCCGGCGGGGACGGCCCCGCGCCCCGCGCGGGCCCCGCAGCCGTCCGCCCGCCCGGCAGCGCCCGACGGCTGCGCCGTCCGCCCGTCCCCCTGCGCCGCGGGCGGCCGTCACGACGGCGGCCGGGGCCCCGGCGGCAGCCGGGACCGCCGCCGCTGA
- a CDS encoding RNA polymerase sigma factor yields the protein MRDEATAEELARRAAAGDRAALDRLLAELWPEAVLRCGRFLPCREDAEEAAQDVLLQVARHITAFEGRSRFSTWLYTVVANCCRQKYRELRRRAAEQPVAVEPAEPADPRTTSVIAGSRVDLLEALERLERERPHLVAPLVYRDICQLDYAEAAERAGIPLGTLKSRLHEARKQVRPWLRAD from the coding sequence GTGCGGGACGAGGCGACGGCCGAAGAACTCGCCCGGCGTGCCGCCGCCGGCGACCGGGCGGCCCTGGACCGGCTGCTGGCCGAACTGTGGCCCGAGGCCGTGCTGCGCTGCGGGCGCTTCCTGCCCTGCCGGGAGGACGCCGAGGAGGCCGCGCAGGACGTGCTGCTCCAAGTGGCCCGGCACATCACCGCCTTCGAGGGCCGCAGCCGCTTCAGCACCTGGCTGTACACGGTCGTCGCCAACTGCTGCCGGCAGAAGTACCGCGAGCTGAGGCGGCGGGCCGCCGAGCAGCCCGTGGCCGTCGAGCCCGCCGAGCCCGCCGATCCGCGCACCACCAGCGTCATCGCCGGCTCCCGGGTCGACCTGCTGGAGGCGCTGGAGCGGCTGGAGCGCGAGCGCCCGCACCTGGTGGCGCCCCTGGTCTACCGGGACATCTGCCAGCTCGACTACGCCGAGGCCGCCGAGCGGGCCGGCATCCCCCTCGGCACCCTCAAGTCCCGCCTGCACGAGGCCCGCAAGCAGGTGCGGCCCTGGCTGAGGGCGGACTGA
- a CDS encoding arsenic transporter, with protein sequence MNTALAEALSAVLLAAVLAWAVVRPFGWPEAVMAVPAAGLAVATGVIPLEHARAEAQRLGPVVGFLAAVLVLAHFCDVEGLFRACGAWMARWSAGRPVRLLTAVFALASAITAVLSLDATIVLLTPVVFATAARTGVRPGPHVYACTHLSNTASLLLPVSNLTNLLAFAASGLSFTRFAALMALPWLVAIGVEYLVFRRFFARDLAAAAPVGAGTGEAPAPPWFALVTVGCTLAGFVVASAFAVDPAWVAAAGALVLAGRALLRRRATPLTVVRAAAPAFLAFVLALGVVVRAVVDNGLADALGRVLPGGAGLPALLGTAALAAVLANVINNLPAVLVLLPLAAPAGPGAVLAVLLGVNIGPNLSYAGSLATLLWRRIVHQHRHGVDLGEFTRLGLLAVPSALAVSVVALWGSLRVL encoded by the coding sequence CTGAACACCGCACTCGCCGAGGCCCTGTCCGCGGTCCTGCTCGCCGCCGTGCTCGCCTGGGCCGTCGTACGGCCCTTCGGGTGGCCGGAGGCGGTCATGGCCGTCCCGGCCGCCGGCCTGGCGGTCGCCACCGGGGTGATCCCGCTGGAGCACGCCCGGGCCGAGGCGCAGCGGCTCGGTCCGGTGGTCGGATTCCTCGCGGCGGTGCTGGTCCTCGCCCACTTCTGCGACGTGGAGGGTCTGTTCCGGGCCTGCGGGGCGTGGATGGCGCGCTGGTCGGCGGGCCGCCCGGTGCGGCTGCTGACGGCGGTGTTCGCGCTGGCGTCGGCGATCACCGCCGTGCTCAGCCTGGACGCCACGATCGTGCTGCTGACCCCCGTCGTCTTCGCCACCGCCGCGCGGACGGGCGTACGGCCCGGACCGCACGTGTACGCCTGCACGCACCTGTCGAACACGGCGTCGCTGCTGCTGCCGGTGTCCAACCTGACGAACCTGCTGGCCTTCGCGGCCAGCGGGCTGAGCTTCACCCGGTTCGCGGCGCTGATGGCGCTGCCGTGGCTGGTGGCGATCGGGGTCGAGTACCTGGTGTTCCGGCGGTTCTTCGCCCGTGACCTCGCCGCGGCGGCCCCCGTCGGCGCGGGCACCGGGGAGGCGCCCGCCCCGCCGTGGTTCGCGCTGGTGACCGTGGGCTGCACGCTGGCGGGGTTCGTGGTGGCGTCGGCGTTCGCGGTGGACCCGGCGTGGGTGGCCGCCGCCGGGGCGCTCGTCCTGGCCGGGCGGGCGCTGCTGCGGCGCCGGGCGACCCCGCTCACCGTCGTCCGCGCGGCGGCACCGGCCTTCCTGGCGTTCGTGCTCGCGCTGGGCGTCGTGGTGCGCGCGGTCGTCGACAACGGACTCGCGGACGCGCTCGGACGGGTGCTGCCGGGCGGGGCCGGGCTGCCCGCGCTGCTGGGGACCGCGGCGCTGGCCGCCGTCCTGGCGAACGTGATCAACAACCTGCCCGCCGTGCTGGTGCTGCTGCCGCTGGCCGCTCCCGCCGGTCCCGGCGCGGTGCTGGCGGTGCTGCTCGGGGTGAACATCGGTCCGAACCTGAGCTACGCCGGGTCGCTGGCCACCCTGCTGTGGCGGCGGATCGTGCACCAGCACCGGCACGGCGTGGACCTCGGCGAGTTCACCCGGCTCGGCCTGCTGGCCGTGCCCTCGGCGCTGGCGGTGTCGGTGGTGGCGCTGTGGGGCTCGCTGCGGGTTCTGTGA
- a CDS encoding multicopper oxidase family protein: MHTPSRRTLLRAPTAVAAAGLLASCTGTGTRSRSGARGGGTGEGGFVPPGPRGYVDPSGPQVRAAERRRGSGPVRMIRFTAAETTVDLGGRSVRTWTYHETLPGPLVRVTAGDVLSLTLANRLPATTTLHSHGVRLRCDMDGAPGLTQNAVPPGSDFTYRFTVPHPGTYLLHSHVGLQPDRGLYAPLIVDDPKEPLSYDKEWIIVLDDWLDGVQGSTPDQVLTQLLPDAGASTAAASAGSMAMGPGPGRPAPGGNASPHASPPHRPTGPSRVLHRSYSRALGGDAGNVAYPHYLANGRLPGNPSVFRCRPGERIRLRIINAGSDTAFRVALGGHAMTVTHTDGYPVAHKDTDALLLGMAERYDVLVTAGDGVFPFVALAEGKKGQALAVLRTDRGRTPPPAGVRPGELDGRTVPAHRLAPDDSVALDHREPDRELRLRITGTMRKYDWGFDHQPYSANRRHPVREGERVRLTLINATDMWHPMHLHGHTFALTGIDAAGARKDTAAVLPHRKLVVDFDADNPGLWMLHCHNQYHSETGMMTVLGYRA, translated from the coding sequence ATGCACACACCTTCACGGCGTACTCTCCTCCGTGCCCCGACCGCGGTCGCCGCGGCGGGGCTCCTCGCTTCCTGCACCGGCACCGGCACCCGGTCCCGCTCCGGCGCCCGGGGCGGCGGGACGGGCGAGGGCGGCTTCGTTCCCCCCGGCCCCAGGGGATATGTCGACCCGTCGGGGCCGCAGGTCCGGGCCGCCGAGCGCAGGCGCGGCTCCGGCCCGGTCCGCATGATCAGGTTCACCGCGGCCGAGACCACCGTGGACCTGGGCGGGCGGAGCGTGCGGACCTGGACGTACCACGAGACGCTGCCCGGCCCGCTGGTGCGCGTCACCGCCGGCGACGTCCTCAGCCTCACCCTCGCCAACCGCCTGCCGGCCACCACCACGCTCCACTCCCACGGCGTGCGCCTGCGCTGCGACATGGACGGCGCCCCCGGTCTGACCCAGAACGCCGTTCCCCCCGGGTCCGACTTCACCTACCGCTTCACGGTCCCGCACCCGGGCACCTACCTGCTCCACTCGCACGTCGGGCTCCAGCCGGACCGGGGTCTGTACGCCCCGCTGATCGTGGACGACCCCAAGGAGCCGCTCTCCTACGACAAGGAGTGGATCATCGTCCTGGACGACTGGCTCGACGGCGTGCAGGGCTCCACCCCCGATCAGGTGCTCACGCAGCTCCTGCCGGACGCCGGCGCGTCGACGGCGGCCGCGTCGGCGGGGAGCATGGCGATGGGCCCCGGACCCGGCCGTCCGGCTCCCGGCGGGAACGCGAGCCCGCACGCGTCGCCCCCGCACCGGCCGACCGGCCCGTCCCGCGTGCTGCACCGGTCGTACAGCCGCGCGCTCGGCGGTGACGCCGGCAACGTCGCCTACCCCCACTACCTGGCCAACGGCCGGCTGCCCGGCAACCCGTCGGTGTTCCGCTGCCGTCCCGGCGAGCGGATCCGGCTGCGCATCATCAACGCCGGCTCCGACACCGCCTTCCGCGTCGCGCTCGGCGGCCACGCCATGACCGTCACGCACACCGACGGCTATCCCGTGGCGCACAAGGACACCGACGCCCTGCTCCTCGGCATGGCGGAGCGGTACGACGTCCTCGTCACCGCCGGGGACGGCGTCTTCCCCTTCGTCGCCCTGGCCGAGGGCAAGAAGGGGCAGGCCCTCGCCGTGCTGCGCACCGACAGGGGCAGGACCCCGCCCCCGGCCGGCGTCCGCCCGGGCGAACTCGACGGGCGGACCGTCCCCGCCCACCGCCTCGCACCGGACGACTCCGTGGCCCTCGACCACCGCGAGCCCGACCGCGAGCTGCGCCTGCGGATCACCGGCACGATGCGGAAGTACGACTGGGGCTTCGACCACCAGCCGTACTCCGCGAACCGGCGGCACCCGGTCCGCGAGGGCGAGCGGGTACGGCTCACCCTCATCAACGCCACCGACATGTGGCACCCCATGCACCTGCACGGCCACACCTTCGCCCTCACGGGCATCGACGCCGCCGGCGCGCGCAAGGACACCGCGGCGGTCCTGCCCCACCGCAAACTGGTCGTCGACTTCGACGCCGACAACCCCGGCCTGTGGATGCTCCACTGCCACAACCAGTACCACTCGGAGACCGGCATGATGACCGTCCTCGGCTACCGCGCGTGA
- a CDS encoding ferredoxin — MHIDIDKDACIGAGQCALAAPGVFTQDDDGYSTLIPGREDGAGDAMVREAARACPVGAITIGGAAG, encoded by the coding sequence ATGCACATCGACATCGACAAGGACGCCTGCATCGGCGCGGGCCAGTGCGCGCTCGCGGCGCCGGGCGTGTTCACCCAGGACGACGACGGTTACAGCACGCTGATCCCCGGCCGCGAGGACGGCGCGGGCGACGCGATGGTCCGGGAGGCGGCCCGCGCCTGCCCGGTCGGCGCGATCACGATCGGCGGGGCGGCAGGCTGA
- a CDS encoding PAS domain-containing protein has translation MSRVHPFDDAATARAVIDDDGTLVEWNEDARRLLGHPAETVVGRPAVRLLAGDGGTPVPSRARWEGTVELRHRDGRAVPVRLIAHRRPPAAGRGGDWLVVTPPTGTRLPAVGDPLAAAGPVQSPCAVAVYDHELRLRRMNGAMAAITGLPEDRVRGLRISEINGGPQGEELERSTTRPR, from the coding sequence ATGAGCCGGGTCCATCCGTTCGACGACGCGGCGACGGCCCGGGCTGTCATCGACGACGACGGAACGCTGGTGGAGTGGAACGAGGACGCGCGGCGCCTGCTCGGCCACCCCGCCGAGACCGTCGTGGGACGTCCCGCCGTCCGGCTGCTGGCCGGGGACGGCGGGACACCGGTGCCGTCCCGCGCGCGCTGGGAGGGCACCGTCGAGCTGCGCCACCGGGACGGCCGTGCCGTTCCCGTCCGGCTGATCGCCCACCGCCGGCCGCCCGCCGCCGGCCGCGGCGGTGACTGGCTCGTGGTCACCCCGCCGACCGGCACCCGGCTCCCCGCGGTCGGCGACCCGCTGGCGGCGGCCGGCCCCGTCCAGTCGCCCTGCGCCGTCGCCGTCTACGACCACGAGCTGCGGCTGCGCCGGATGAACGGCGCCATGGCCGCGATCACCGGCCTGCCCGAGGACCGGGTGCGGGGCCTGCGGATCTCCGAGATCAACGGCGGGCCGCAGGGCGAGGAGCTGGAGCGGAGCACGACGCGGCCACGCTGA
- a CDS encoding endo alpha-1,4 polygalactosaminidase, whose product MSGCRADGTHSGASEPPAVRLPPRHAGFDYQIGGAYPPPAGVRIVSRDRSDSPAPGLYNICYVNAFQAQPQERSAWPADLLLRDAHGDVVIDRDWNEPLLDIRTPAKRERVARRVNGWIDGCARKGFDAVEPDNYDSYTRSRHLLTAADATAFMRLLSRHAHARRLAIGQKNTAELAGLRERAGLDFAVTEECGQYDECGVYADAFDNRVVDIEYTGTGLRRARARWGGRISIVRRDVNVSTPGSAQYVRAVR is encoded by the coding sequence CTGTCCGGCTGCCGGGCCGACGGCACGCACTCCGGCGCGTCGGAGCCCCCCGCGGTGCGCCTGCCGCCGCGCCACGCCGGGTTCGACTACCAGATCGGCGGCGCCTACCCCCCGCCCGCCGGGGTCCGGATCGTCAGCCGCGACCGGTCGGACTCCCCCGCGCCCGGCCTGTACAACATCTGCTACGTCAACGCCTTCCAGGCCCAGCCCCAGGAGCGCTCCGCCTGGCCCGCCGACCTGCTGCTGCGCGACGCGCACGGTGACGTCGTCATCGACCGGGACTGGAACGAGCCGCTGCTCGACATCCGCACCCCGGCCAAGCGCGAGCGCGTGGCCCGGCGGGTGAACGGGTGGATCGACGGCTGCGCGAGGAAGGGCTTCGACGCCGTCGAACCCGACAACTACGACAGCTACACCCGCTCGCGGCACCTGCTGACCGCCGCCGACGCCACCGCGTTCATGCGGCTGCTCTCCCGGCACGCGCACGCCCGGCGGCTGGCCATCGGGCAGAAGAACACCGCGGAACTGGCCGGGCTGCGCGAACGCGCCGGGCTGGACTTCGCGGTGACGGAGGAGTGCGGGCAGTACGACGAGTGCGGGGTGTACGCCGACGCGTTCGACAACCGGGTGGTGGACATCGAGTACACCGGCACCGGTCTGCGCAGGGCGCGCGCCCGCTGGGGCGGCCGGATCAGCATCGTCCGCCGTGACGTGAACGTCTCCACCCCGGGCAGCGCGCAGTACGTCCGCGCGGTGCGGTGA
- a CDS encoding DUF4232 domain-containing protein: protein MAYSSQSIQRGALLAGAVAVLGLLTACGGEDVQAGPVRTASGTAAPATGDTGRPTSPAAATPSGGTSSGSTPSAAPRPTGSATEDTGTGTGGGTGSTTTRCHTSELRASVGRNDPGAGQENFPLVLTNRSARTCTLRGYPGAAFVNASGTQLGPDPRRSTASPVTVTLRPGQSAWAGLTFSNPEISGARTAAPAALLITPPDERDHLRVAWTAGRVPVSGDSSTVSLTVFTPGAGA, encoded by the coding sequence ATGGCGTACTCATCCCAGTCAATTCAGCGCGGGGCCCTGCTCGCGGGCGCGGTCGCCGTCCTGGGCCTCCTGACCGCCTGCGGCGGCGAGGACGTGCAGGCCGGGCCGGTGAGGACGGCTTCCGGCACGGCCGCACCGGCGACCGGGGACACCGGACGGCCGACGTCCCCCGCCGCCGCCACGCCGTCCGGCGGCACCTCGTCCGGCAGCACGCCGTCCGCCGCCCCGCGGCCGACCGGCTCCGCGACCGAGGACACCGGCACCGGCACCGGCGGCGGGACCGGGAGCACCACCACCCGCTGCCACACCTCCGAACTGCGCGCGTCCGTCGGCCGCAACGACCCGGGGGCCGGTCAGGAGAACTTCCCGCTCGTGCTGACCAACAGGTCCGCCCGGACCTGCACCCTGCGCGGTTATCCGGGCGCGGCCTTCGTGAACGCCTCCGGCACCCAGCTCGGTCCCGACCCCAGGCGTTCCACCGCCTCCCCGGTGACGGTCACGCTCAGGCCCGGGCAGAGCGCCTGGGCCGGGCTGACCTTCTCCAATCCGGAGATCAGCGGCGCGAGGACGGCCGCACCGGCCGCCCTGCTGATCACCCCGCCCGACGAGCGGGACCACCTGCGGGTGGCGTGGACGGCCGGACGGGTCCCGGTCTCCGGTGACTCCTCCACCGTCTCCCTGACCGTCTTCACCCCCGGAGCCGGGGCCTGA
- a CDS encoding universal stress protein translates to MRVIAWLVEGTWPACVDAVRTHAPHASEVVLLHVNGPEVPGVAHGAFAGLLGRGHPERDPGDRLEELGGGSAAELLDAAAGRLGRPCLREERSGRAEREVVAAAEGAGLLVLARDGDRSRLGPHSLGPAARFAVDHAPCQVLLVWPEPAPGPGTPPPPPPHRRP, encoded by the coding sequence ATGCGTGTGATCGCCTGGCTCGTCGAGGGCACCTGGCCCGCCTGCGTGGACGCGGTGCGCACCCACGCCCCGCACGCGTCCGAAGTGGTGCTGCTGCACGTGAACGGCCCCGAGGTGCCCGGCGTGGCGCACGGTGCGTTCGCCGGACTGCTCGGCCGCGGGCACCCCGAACGGGACCCCGGTGACCGGCTGGAGGAGCTCGGCGGCGGTTCGGCCGCCGAGCTCCTCGACGCCGCCGCCGGGCGGCTGGGACGGCCGTGCCTGCGCGAGGAGCGCTCGGGGCGGGCCGAGCGGGAGGTGGTGGCCGCCGCCGAGGGCGCCGGTCTGCTGGTGCTGGCCCGGGACGGCGACCGGTCCCGGCTCGGGCCGCACAGCCTGGGCCCCGCCGCGCGGTTCGCCGTCGACCACGCGCCGTGCCAGGTCCTGCTGGTGTGGCCGGAACCGGCGCCCGGCCCGGGCACGCCACCTCCCCCGCCGCCGCACCGCCGCCCCTGA
- a CDS encoding serine/threonine-protein kinase, with product MHSPERIGRYRVQRRLGTGAFATVWLAHDEELQAPVAVKVLAENWAHRLDVRERFLSEARLLRRAGSSRVVQVHDIGELADGRPYFVMEYADGGTLADLLTAGSLPVARALALTALAARGAAALHEAGIVHRDIKPTNVLLHTAPDGERRVLLADLGLAKSLAQASALTLAAGSAGYQPPEQAEPGAGIDARADVYSLGAVGYELVTGTVPGPPGKAVPPGRLRPGLDADVERALLRALEPDRERRWPGAQAFAQELERLAAGPPARRGGRAGTVRGRAAAALWLAAALAAAVAAGAVTPALHRQGGGAGGTRVTDSTGRVVVEVPAGWGRELRDAGWDPRALGLAAGHEPGLVVADHLAGWSDLRAPVNGVFVGVGGHGDVTARVSALTHPGCHYTGSRAFTGAGWRGRVRSWSGCPDGGSVTETALRPAHGAGRPQVYVQVREQGADATDGILRSLRVT from the coding sequence ATGCACTCCCCGGAGCGGATCGGCCGCTACCGCGTCCAACGGCGTCTGGGCACCGGCGCCTTCGCCACGGTGTGGCTCGCCCACGACGAGGAACTGCAGGCCCCGGTCGCGGTGAAGGTCCTCGCCGAGAACTGGGCGCACCGGCTCGACGTCCGGGAGCGGTTCCTGTCCGAGGCCCGGCTGCTGCGCCGGGCCGGCTCCAGCCGGGTGGTGCAGGTCCACGACATCGGTGAGCTCGCCGACGGCCGGCCGTACTTCGTGATGGAGTACGCCGACGGCGGCACCCTGGCCGATCTGCTGACGGCCGGTTCACTGCCGGTGGCGCGGGCGCTGGCGCTGACGGCGCTGGCCGCGCGGGGCGCCGCCGCGCTGCACGAGGCGGGCATCGTGCACCGCGACATCAAGCCGACCAACGTGCTGCTGCACACCGCCCCGGACGGCGAGCGGCGGGTGCTGCTGGCCGACCTGGGGCTGGCCAAGAGCCTCGCGCAGGCCTCGGCACTGACCCTGGCGGCGGGCTCGGCCGGTTACCAGCCGCCGGAGCAGGCAGAGCCCGGTGCGGGCATCGACGCGCGCGCCGACGTCTACAGCCTGGGCGCGGTCGGCTACGAGCTGGTCACCGGGACCGTGCCGGGGCCGCCGGGGAAGGCGGTGCCGCCCGGCCGGCTGAGGCCGGGACTCGACGCGGACGTGGAGCGGGCGCTGCTGCGCGCCCTGGAGCCGGACCGGGAGCGGCGCTGGCCCGGCGCGCAGGCCTTCGCGCAGGAGCTGGAGCGGCTGGCGGCGGGTCCGCCCGCCCGGCGGGGCGGACGGGCCGGCACCGTCCGGGGCCGGGCCGCCGCCGCGCTGTGGCTGGCCGCGGCGCTCGCCGCCGCGGTGGCCGCCGGCGCCGTCACCCCGGCGCTGCACCGGCAGGGCGGCGGTGCCGGGGGCACGCGGGTGACGGACTCCACCGGGCGGGTGGTGGTCGAGGTGCCGGCCGGCTGGGGCCGTGAGCTGCGGGACGCGGGTTGGGACCCGCGCGCGCTCGGGCTGGCGGCGGGACACGAACCCGGGTTGGTGGTCGCCGACCACCTGGCCGGGTGGTCCGACCTGAGGGCTCCGGTGAACGGGGTGTTCGTCGGGGTCGGCGGGCACGGCGACGTCACCGCCCGGGTGTCCGCCCTCACCCACCCGGGCTGCCACTACACCGGCAGCCGCGCCTTCACGGGTGCGGGCTGGCGCGGCAGGGTGCGCAGCTGGAGCGGCTGCCCGGACGGCGGCTCGGTCACCGAGACCGCGCTGCGCCCCGCGCACGGCGCCGGCCGGCCCCAGGTGTACGTGCAGGTGCGGGAGCAGGGCGCGGACGCGACCGACGGCATACTCCGCTCCCTGCGGGTCACCTGA